In Nitrosopumilaceae archaeon, the following are encoded in one genomic region:
- a CDS encoding plastocyanin/azurin family copper-binding protein: MIGLVLGSIVVFSTAYASSSLLEIKGTGGAVINGQVPKLYTTTFQMILADKSTILMGSVMMWGNDAHIYAKFMTDKWTFSYAEDGSFHGEGPVQTQQGEIYNVVLDGERVFATNFGSMWKISATMQGNDKNFVINYLVTGKDPYPTVNVSTSSKVLIPNGNSALANTGFFIPLNLEAIRGTTVVWQNEDNIGHTVQSQDDKGNVISLFNSNLLKTGDTFSYKFDKPGVYHYFCTIHPWRIGIVTVS; this comes from the coding sequence ATGATTGGACTTGTTTTAGGCAGCATAGTTGTTTTTAGCACTGCGTATGCATCTTCATCACTATTAGAGATAAAGGGTACTGGCGGTGCTGTGATAAATGGACAGGTTCCAAAACTATACACTACCACATTTCAAATGATATTAGCTGATAAATCTACAATTTTAATGGGTTCTGTAATGATGTGGGGAAATGATGCACACATTTATGCAAAATTCATGACTGACAAATGGACATTTTCATATGCAGAAGACGGTTCGTTCCACGGTGAAGGTCCAGTACAAACACAACAAGGAGAGATTTACAATGTTGTTCTGGATGGAGAAAGAGTATTTGCCACAAACTTTGGTTCCATGTGGAAGATTAGTGCAACAATGCAAGGAAATGACAAAAATTTTGTTATAAATTATCTTGTGACAGGAAAAGACCCGTATCCAACAGTTAATGTTTCAACAAGTTCCAAGGTATTGATCCCAAACGGAAACTCGGCTCTTGCAAATACTGGCTTCTTTATCCCATTAAACTTGGAAGCAATTAGGGGTACAACAGTAGTATGGCAAAATGAAGATAACATAGGCCACACTGTTCAAAGCCAGGACGACAAAGGCAACGTCATCTCATTGTTTAACAGCAACTTGCTAAAGACTGGTGATACTTTTAGCTACAAATTCGATAAACCAGGAGTATATCATTATTTCTGTACAATACATCCTTGGAGAATAGGCATTGTAACAGTATCATAG
- a CDS encoding pyridoxamine 5'-phosphate oxidase family protein, producing the protein MVTLTTAVQEMLRNQKFIVVGSVDANGVCNLSPRTSFYYSNDIIYWLDFFKHKSQGNFKTIPWVSVVVFDKKELKGFQLKGKVSFVTDEKQKLKITDIITRSVTGKTSSKIFERLSQNKTPDVLMFTAKAIYSLDPKEESGHPVAQDTDGETISLLGLGRR; encoded by the coding sequence ATGGTAACATTAACGACCGCAGTTCAAGAGATGCTTCGCAACCAAAAATTCATTGTCGTTGGCTCTGTCGATGCAAATGGTGTGTGTAACCTGTCTCCACGAACCTCATTTTATTATTCAAACGATATAATTTACTGGCTTGACTTTTTCAAACACAAATCACAAGGAAATTTTAAAACAATTCCATGGGTGAGTGTAGTTGTCTTTGATAAAAAGGAATTGAAAGGATTCCAACTAAAAGGCAAAGTTAGCTTTGTAACAGATGAAAAACAGAAATTAAAAATTACAGACATAATTACTCGCTCAGTCACTGGCAAGACGTCATCAAAGATATTTGAAAGATTAAGTCAGAATAAAACTCCTGACGTACTAATGTTTACAGCTAAGGCTATCTATTCACTTGATCCAAAAGAGGAATCTGGTCATCCAGTTGCACAAGACACTGATGGTGAGACAATCTCCTTGTTGGGACTTGGTCGTAGATAA